The Mammaliicoccus sciuri genome window below encodes:
- the plsY gene encoding glycerol-3-phosphate 1-O-acyltransferase PlsY, with translation MMTFVVIILSYLVGCFPSGLVLGKLFYKKDIRQFGSGNLGATNTFRVLGKKAGFIVMFLDIFKGFIVVFFPIWFNVDIPSIFVGICAVIGHVFPIFLKFKGGKAVATSAGAVLGVHPILLIILAIIFFVILYLTKYVSLSSIVAGISCFIGAIIIGDIPFLIVSIAILVILLVRHQSNIVRIFKGQEPKIKWM, from the coding sequence ATAATGACATTTGTTGTTATTATACTTAGCTACTTAGTTGGATGTTTCCCAAGTGGCCTTGTGTTAGGTAAGTTATTTTATAAAAAAGATATTCGACAATTTGGAAGTGGCAACCTAGGTGCTACAAATACATTTAGAGTATTAGGAAAAAAAGCTGGATTTATCGTGATGTTTTTAGACATCTTCAAAGGTTTTATTGTAGTTTTCTTCCCAATATGGTTTAATGTAGATATTCCTAGCATATTTGTAGGTATTTGTGCAGTAATCGGACATGTATTTCCAATATTTTTGAAATTCAAAGGTGGAAAAGCCGTTGCAACAAGTGCAGGTGCAGTTCTAGGTGTACATCCGATACTACTAATTATACTAGCTATTATATTCTTTGTAATTCTATATTTAACTAAATATGTATCATTATCTAGTATTGTAGCGGGTATAAGTTGTTTTATAGGTGCAATTATCATTGGTGATATACCTTTCTTAATCGTATCTATTGCAATATTGGTTATACTGCTCGTCAGACACCAATCAAATATCGTAAGAATATTCAAAGGACAAGAACCAAAAATCAAATGGATGTAA
- a CDS encoding HesB/YadR/YfhF family protein has translation MNLEITEKAIEWFKDELEFNDDQALRFFVRYGGEFQLKQGFSPAFTVEELSSSEVGFKDEKNDIPFFIDEKDLWYFDDNDLVIDLNDNGEIKYEVKASR, from the coding sequence ATGAATTTAGAAATTACTGAAAAAGCTATCGAATGGTTTAAAGACGAATTAGAATTCAATGATGATCAAGCCTTACGATTTTTCGTTCGTTATGGCGGTGAATTTCAGTTAAAACAAGGCTTCTCACCCGCATTTACTGTAGAAGAATTAAGTTCTTCTGAAGTTGGTTTTAAAGACGAGAAAAACGATATTCCATTTTTTATTGATGAAAAAGATTTATGGTACTTTGATGATAATGACTTAGTAATTGATTTAAATGATAATGGAGAAATTAAATATGAAGTCAAAGCTTCAAGATAA
- the menI gene encoding 1,4-dihydroxy-2-naphthoyl-CoA hydrolase MenI, translated as MIYSETPIDVRYAETDKMGVVYHANYAIWFEVARTDYIYKAGFSYADMENAGIISPVVDLNISYKKSITYPEKVIIKTWISHYSPIRSIYSYEILNEQREVVSTGSTTHVCLKKGSNRPIRLDKSFPEWHNAYLKIHEETEQGVDRKL; from the coding sequence ATGATTTATAGTGAAACACCAATAGATGTTAGATATGCAGAGACCGATAAAATGGGCGTTGTTTATCACGCGAATTATGCTATTTGGTTCGAAGTGGCGAGAACAGATTACATTTATAAAGCGGGATTTAGTTATGCAGATATGGAGAATGCAGGAATTATATCTCCTGTAGTTGATTTGAACATTTCTTATAAGAAGTCTATAACATACCCTGAAAAAGTCATCATTAAAACGTGGATTTCTCATTATTCACCTATAAGATCAATTTATTCTTATGAGATATTAAATGAACAACGAGAAGTTGTGTCAACAGGATCAACAACACATGTTTGCTTGAAAAAAGGTTCAAACAGACCCATTAGATTAGATAAGAGTTTCCCTGAATGGCATAATGCATATTTGAAAATTCATGAAGAAACTGAACAAGGTGTAGATCGTAAACTATAA
- the acnA gene encoding aconitate hydratase AcnA, giving the protein MSSSLKEQSKKSFELNGKTYTFYSLKTLDELGLSNVDKLPYSIRVLLESVLRQFDGRVIKEEHIMNLAKWGKSNDANAEVPFKPSRVILQDFTGVPAVVDLASLRKAMDDVGGDVSKINPEVPVDLVIDHSVQVDSYALPNSLEMNMKLEFERNIERYQFLNWATKSFDNYRAVPPATGIVHQVNLEYLASVVHIREEENELVTYPDTLVGTDSHTTMINGIGVLGWGVGGIEAEAGMLGQPSYFPVPEVIGVKLTNELPQGTTATDLALRVTGELRKKGVVGKFVEFFGPGVEKLPLADRATIANMAPEYGATCGFFPVDDESLSYLRLTGRSEEQVNVVEKYLKENNMFFNAENVEPTYTDVVNLDLSTVEASLSGPKRPQDLIKLSDMKKSFVESVTAPAGNQGHGLDKSEFDKSVDIELQDGTKTSMKTGDIAIAAITSCTNTSNPYVMLGAGLVAKKAIEKGLKVPDYVKTSLAPGSKVVTGYLRDAGLQEYLDDLGFNLVGYGCTTCIGNSGPLLPEIEKAIAEEDLLVTSVLSGNRNFEGRIHPLVKANYLASPQLVVAYALAGTVDIDLQNDPIGKGSNGEDVYLKDIWPSIEEVRDTVLSVVTPELFREEYKTVFESNEVWNQIETTDQPLYDFDPNSTYIQNPTFFQGLSKEPKDIQPLSELRVMGKFGDSVTTDHISPAGAIGKDTPAGKYLQDHDVAIRDFNSYGSRRGNHEVMMRGTFANIRIKNQLAPGTEGGFTTYWPTEEVMPIFDASMKYQENGIGLCVLAGNDYGMGSSRDWAAKGTNLLGVKTVIAQSYERIHRSNLVMMGVLPLQFKKGDSADSLGLTGREAISVDIHEGVKPRDILKVTATSEDGKVTEFEALARFDSEVEIDYYRHGGILQMVLRNKLAQ; this is encoded by the coding sequence ATGAGCTCAAGTTTAAAAGAACAATCTAAAAAATCTTTTGAATTGAACGGCAAAACATACACGTTTTATAGCTTAAAAACATTAGACGAATTAGGTTTATCTAATGTTGATAAACTACCTTATTCTATTCGTGTATTATTAGAATCAGTTTTAAGACAGTTTGACGGACGTGTCATTAAAGAAGAACATATTATGAATTTAGCAAAATGGGGTAAATCTAACGATGCTAATGCAGAAGTACCATTTAAGCCATCACGTGTTATTCTACAAGACTTCACAGGTGTACCTGCAGTTGTAGACTTAGCTTCTTTACGTAAAGCGATGGATGATGTTGGTGGAGATGTTTCTAAAATCAACCCTGAAGTACCTGTTGATTTAGTTATTGACCACTCTGTACAAGTAGATAGCTATGCATTACCAAATTCATTAGAAATGAATATGAAATTAGAATTCGAACGTAATATCGAGCGTTACCAATTCTTAAACTGGGCAACAAAATCATTTGATAACTATCGCGCTGTACCACCAGCTACTGGTATTGTTCACCAAGTTAACTTGGAATACTTAGCAAGTGTTGTACACATTAGAGAAGAAGAAAATGAACTTGTAACTTACCCAGATACTTTAGTAGGTACTGACTCACATACAACAATGATCAACGGTATTGGTGTATTAGGTTGGGGTGTAGGTGGTATTGAAGCCGAAGCAGGTATGCTTGGTCAACCTTCATACTTCCCAGTTCCTGAAGTTATCGGTGTTAAATTAACAAACGAATTACCACAAGGTACAACAGCTACTGACTTAGCTTTACGTGTAACTGGAGAGTTACGTAAAAAAGGTGTTGTCGGTAAATTTGTTGAATTCTTTGGTCCTGGTGTAGAAAAATTACCATTAGCAGACAGAGCAACAATTGCTAACATGGCGCCTGAATATGGTGCTACTTGTGGTTTCTTCCCAGTAGATGATGAATCATTAAGTTACTTACGTTTAACTGGACGTTCTGAAGAACAAGTTAATGTTGTAGAGAAATACTTAAAAGAAAACAACATGTTCTTCAATGCTGAAAATGTAGAACCAACATATACAGATGTTGTAAATCTAGATTTATCAACAGTTGAAGCATCCTTATCTGGTCCTAAACGTCCACAAGATTTAATCAAATTAAGCGACATGAAAAAATCATTTGTTGAATCAGTGACTGCACCAGCAGGTAACCAAGGTCATGGTTTGGATAAATCAGAATTTGATAAATCTGTAGATATTGAATTACAAGATGGTACGAAGACTTCAATGAAGACTGGTGACATTGCAATTGCAGCCATTACTTCATGTACAAACACTTCTAACCCATATGTAATGTTAGGTGCAGGATTAGTAGCGAAAAAAGCAATCGAAAAAGGCTTAAAAGTACCAGATTACGTTAAGACTTCATTAGCACCTGGTTCAAAAGTTGTTACAGGCTATTTACGTGACGCTGGATTACAAGAATATTTAGATGATCTTGGATTCAACTTAGTTGGTTATGGTTGTACAACTTGTATCGGTAACTCAGGTCCATTATTACCTGAAATTGAAAAAGCGATTGCTGAGGAAGATTTACTTGTTACTTCAGTATTATCTGGTAACCGTAACTTCGAAGGTCGTATTCATCCATTAGTTAAAGCTAACTACTTAGCATCACCACAATTAGTTGTTGCTTATGCATTAGCTGGTACTGTTGATATCGACTTACAAAATGATCCAATTGGTAAAGGATCTAATGGTGAAGATGTATACTTAAAAGACATCTGGCCATCAATTGAAGAAGTTAGAGACACTGTATTATCAGTTGTTACACCTGAACTATTTAGAGAAGAATACAAAACAGTATTTGAATCTAATGAAGTTTGGAATCAAATTGAAACAACAGATCAACCATTATATGACTTTGATCCTAATTCAACATATATCCAAAACCCTACATTCTTCCAAGGTTTATCTAAAGAACCAAAAGATATTCAACCTTTAAGTGAGTTAAGAGTAATGGGTAAATTTGGTGACTCAGTTACAACTGACCATATTTCTCCTGCAGGTGCAATCGGTAAAGATACACCAGCTGGTAAATACTTGCAAGATCACGATGTAGCAATTAGAGACTTTAACTCATACGGTTCTCGTCGTGGTAACCATGAAGTTATGATGAGAGGTACTTTTGCAAACATTCGTATTAAGAACCAATTAGCACCTGGAACTGAAGGTGGATTCACAACTTATTGGCCAACAGAAGAAGTAATGCCTATCTTTGATGCTTCAATGAAATATCAAGAAAATGGTATTGGTTTATGTGTACTTGCTGGTAATGACTACGGTATGGGTTCTTCTCGTGACTGGGCAGCTAAAGGTACAAATCTTTTAGGTGTTAAAACGGTTATTGCTCAAAGTTACGAACGTATTCACCGTTCTAACCTTGTTATGATGGGTGTATTACCTTTACAATTCAAAAAAGGTGATTCAGCAGATAGCTTAGGTTTAACTGGTAGAGAAGCTATTTCAGTAGATATTCATGAAGGTGTTAAACCTCGTGATATTCTTAAAGTAACAGCTACAAGCGAAGACGGTAAAGTTACTGAATTTGAAGCTTTAGCAAGATTCGACTCAGAAGTTGAAATTGATTACTACAGACACGGTGGTATTCTTCAAATGGTATTAAGAAACAAATTAGCACAATAA
- a CDS encoding glycine betaine uptake BCCT transporter, producing the protein MANIPTHPNGKKVSNVFTISAIVVAIIVALGVIFPTQFGEITGNISAWISKYFGWYYMIITIGMVFFCVFIIFSPIGKLKLGRPHDKPEFNTISWFAMLFSAGMGIGLVFYGAAEPMSHFVSPPNADPETKAAMTESMRSTFLHWGFHAWAIYGVVALALAYSQFRKGEPGLLSKTLRPILGNRVDGLIGIIIDVLSVFATVVGVAVSLGMGALQINGGLEYLFGIPNNIVIQGIIIVIVTILFLMSAWSGLSKGIQYLSNLNIILASLLLIVTLIIGPTILIANMFTSSTGALFDSFLFNSFDVAPLNPQKSEWLNSWTLYYWGWWMSWSPFVGIFIARVSRGRSIREFILGVMLVPTIISFIWFSVFGVTGIEVGKSNPEVFKMTTETQLFGVFNELPMGAILSIIALALICTFFVTSADSATFVLGMQTTYGSLEPAVRVKIVWGVAQSLIAFVLLLSGGDTGLNALQSAAIISAFPFSFIIIMMIVAFYKDANQERKYLGLSITPNKHRMKEYVEKSKREYEQELKEQRRLAREMED; encoded by the coding sequence ATGGCCAATATTCCAACACATCCAAATGGGAAAAAAGTTTCAAATGTTTTTACAATTAGTGCCATAGTTGTTGCAATCATTGTTGCACTAGGTGTTATTTTTCCAACTCAGTTTGGTGAAATAACTGGTAATATCAGTGCATGGATTTCAAAATACTTTGGTTGGTATTACATGATTATCACAATTGGTATGGTATTTTTCTGTGTATTCATTATATTTAGCCCAATTGGAAAGTTAAAATTAGGTAGACCACATGATAAACCAGAATTTAATACAATTTCTTGGTTTGCAATGTTATTCAGTGCTGGTATGGGTATCGGACTTGTGTTCTACGGTGCAGCTGAACCAATGTCTCACTTTGTTTCACCACCGAATGCTGATCCAGAAACTAAAGCAGCGATGACGGAGTCCATGCGTTCTACATTCTTACACTGGGGCTTCCATGCGTGGGCAATATACGGTGTAGTTGCTTTAGCGTTAGCTTACTCTCAATTTAGAAAAGGTGAACCTGGTTTACTATCTAAAACATTAAGACCAATTTTAGGGAACAGAGTAGATGGTCTTATAGGTATCATTATTGATGTGTTATCAGTATTCGCAACTGTTGTAGGGGTTGCCGTATCATTAGGTATGGGTGCTTTACAGATCAATGGTGGATTAGAATATTTATTTGGAATTCCAAATAATATTGTTATACAAGGAATCATCATCGTTATTGTAACGATTTTATTCTTAATGAGTGCATGGAGTGGACTTAGTAAAGGCATCCAATATTTAAGTAACTTAAATATTATTTTAGCTTCACTTTTACTTATCGTTACTTTAATTATCGGTCCAACAATTTTAATTGCAAATATGTTTACATCATCAACTGGTGCACTATTCGATTCATTCTTGTTCAATAGTTTTGATGTAGCACCGTTAAATCCTCAAAAGAGTGAATGGTTAAATTCATGGACACTTTACTATTGGGGTTGGTGGATGAGTTGGAGTCCATTCGTAGGTATATTCATTGCCCGCGTTTCTAGAGGACGTTCAATTCGTGAATTTATTTTAGGTGTTATGCTTGTACCAACAATCATTAGCTTTATTTGGTTCAGTGTATTTGGTGTAACAGGTATTGAAGTTGGTAAGTCAAACCCAGAAGTCTTCAAAATGACTACAGAAACTCAATTGTTTGGTGTATTTAATGAATTACCAATGGGTGCGATTCTATCTATTATTGCATTAGCATTAATCTGTACATTCTTTGTAACTTCTGCAGACTCTGCAACATTCGTTCTAGGTATGCAGACAACATATGGATCATTAGAACCAGCAGTTAGAGTGAAGATTGTATGGGGTGTTGCACAATCACTTATTGCATTCGTATTATTATTATCTGGTGGAGATACTGGATTAAATGCATTACAATCAGCAGCAATTATTTCAGCATTCCCGTTTAGTTTCATTATCATTATGATGATTGTCGCGTTCTATAAAGATGCAAACCAAGAAAGAAAATATCTTGGATTATCGATTACACCGAATAAGCATCGTATGAAAGAATATGTAGAAAAATCTAAACGAGAATATGAACAAGAATTAAAAGAACAACGTCGTTTAGCAAGAGAAATGGAAGATTAA
- the mscL gene encoding large conductance mechanosensitive channel protein MscL produces the protein MSLLKEFKDFALQGNVLDLAIAVVIGAAFNKIVTSLVENVIMPLIGLIFGEVDFAEKWSLMGIKYGLFIQSIIDFLIVAFALFVFIKIANTVMKKEEEVDEQTVLLTEIRDALREK, from the coding sequence ATGTCATTATTAAAAGAATTTAAAGACTTTGCTTTGCAAGGTAACGTTTTAGATTTAGCAATCGCCGTTGTTATTGGTGCTGCCTTTAACAAAATTGTTACATCTTTAGTTGAGAACGTCATAATGCCACTTATTGGATTAATTTTTGGAGAAGTAGACTTCGCTGAAAAATGGTCATTAATGGGTATCAAGTACGGTCTATTCATCCAATCTATCATTGACTTCTTAATCGTCGCATTCGCACTATTTGTATTCATCAAAATTGCAAATACTGTTATGAAAAAAGAAGAAGAAGTTGACGAACAAACTGTATTACTTACAGAAATCCGCGACGCTTTACGCGAAAAGTAA
- a CDS encoding SCO family protein, with amino-acid sequence MKKGIFLILVASMMLIISACSNNAIEPDSRFGNKMQSFNVTDQDGHKFSQKDMKGKVYIADFIFTNCETVCPPMTYNMSTVIDQLEKDGVKNYGVLSFSVDPENDTPKKLKDYVKQYNVPDNKWTLLTNYDFKFIKQYAQDNFKSIVAPPPKGSTQVTHGTSFYLIDQNGKIIKSYSGQDAGDKKFPKSEIVADVKTLVEEGPVED; translated from the coding sequence ATGAAAAAGGGAATATTTCTAATATTGGTTGCAAGTATGATGTTGATAATAAGTGCATGTAGTAATAATGCGATTGAACCGGACAGTCGATTTGGCAATAAAATGCAGTCATTTAATGTAACTGATCAAGATGGTCATAAATTTTCACAAAAAGATATGAAAGGGAAAGTGTATATTGCTGACTTTATCTTTACGAATTGTGAAACAGTATGCCCACCAATGACATACAACATGAGTACGGTCATTGATCAACTTGAAAAAGATGGCGTTAAAAATTATGGGGTATTAAGTTTTAGTGTGGATCCAGAAAATGATACACCGAAAAAACTTAAAGATTACGTTAAACAATATAATGTACCAGACAATAAATGGACATTATTAACGAATTATGATTTCAAATTTATTAAACAATACGCACAAGATAACTTTAAATCAATCGTGGCACCACCACCAAAAGGTAGTACTCAAGTCACACATGGTACAAGTTTCTATTTAATAGATCAGAATGGAAAGATCATTAAATCATATAGCGGACAGGATGCTGGGGATAAAAAATTTCCGAAATCAGAAATTGTAGCTGATGTTAAAACATTAGTAGAAGAAGGTCCAGTAGAAGATTAA
- the sbcC gene encoding exonuclease subunit SbcC, which translates to MRPLLLKMQYFGPFINEEVDFTHLSKSQLFLICGKTGSGKTMIFDALVYALFGKTSTESREEVDLRSHFADPKLPTKVEFEFEIKNEQYSVVRTVKYIKEGNKNPTNATVEVYKKINDKWSLETKSINTSNDYLKALLHMNVKQFRQILILPQGEFKQFLVSNSTDKRSILRTLFDSNRFETLQEQLELEMKKEIALIESHYQKITQYINDMHDFDDETLQEHKQVEGYRYEVIQEALSSYEAVGQDKLKEITDLKSKQQQQVSEIESVFEREKALKDNFETLKVKEAELNQLKSEEKEINDLKKQVKYLKSVQSLTYQYHQLKDKETNHTNEIKNEEVLQKQIRDNTQKLEAIVQQINNLHKEHEQIEEYRAFVQNTKHIKVNIEKYIEAEQDIVKQREKQETLKKAIEQNEQETDELHTKLGQITYDEQDEQNQLKEQETMKLTLQGLETTQKLYVDKQALEEKVQAYNRQLVEYENEKTSLEQQNDVEKTFDILNVEDEILKIQKHVHKGEDCPICGSIIETINGDVDFESLKQEKAKQLEVEQQLQVVNQHITTYKERINLTNEQLNKLSDVKDVQKDIASLNESLEQIVSTLKTYQENRQHIQHLQKEISDAEKQMTEHTLQLNDLNHKVSTYENDLAYFKKETGYNEVSSFVERVNTLENTLSKFDHNMKQLNEQQEHYQKDKQTLQMQHTTVKERLSMIEEQIKSTKDYLNTEMNKHDISSYAQLDELLLQVEDIDRLEENAQQYDKKYIEVEAVVKELSKKIKDQEMPDIANTEEQLVSAKETLNNLVKQLNQLQLKVEQNDQKSKAILNVIDKINQDLKEQEGMIDLSRTMNGKNSQKLSLENYVLIYYLNHILDNANRHFLKMTNNRYQLVRRKEKSQGLSGLEIEVFDRFSNRTRHITSLSGGETFQASLSLAIGLSNVVQQEAGAIHLESMFIDEGFGTLDAETLETALDTLVNIQMSGRLVGIISHVSELKTRIPTILNVNKNGFLSTTSFSNN; encoded by the coding sequence ATGAGACCTTTATTATTAAAGATGCAATATTTTGGACCATTTATAAATGAAGAAGTGGATTTTACACATTTATCTAAATCACAATTATTTTTAATATGTGGTAAGACAGGATCAGGTAAAACGATGATCTTTGATGCGTTGGTTTACGCTTTGTTTGGTAAGACATCGACAGAGTCTCGAGAAGAAGTCGATTTACGAAGTCATTTTGCAGATCCTAAGTTACCAACAAAAGTAGAATTTGAATTCGAAATTAAAAATGAGCAATATAGCGTCGTAAGAACAGTGAAATACATTAAAGAAGGTAATAAAAACCCAACCAATGCCACTGTTGAAGTATATAAAAAAATTAATGATAAGTGGTCATTAGAAACGAAAAGCATTAATACAAGTAATGATTATTTAAAAGCATTATTACATATGAATGTTAAGCAGTTTAGACAAATATTGATTCTTCCTCAAGGTGAATTCAAACAGTTTCTCGTATCGAACAGTACAGATAAAAGAAGTATATTAAGAACTCTATTCGATAGTAATCGTTTTGAGACGTTGCAAGAACAATTAGAGTTAGAAATGAAGAAAGAAATCGCATTAATCGAAAGTCACTATCAAAAAATCACACAGTATATAAATGATATGCATGATTTTGATGATGAAACGTTACAAGAACATAAACAAGTTGAAGGCTATCGTTATGAAGTGATTCAAGAGGCATTATCGTCATATGAAGCGGTAGGACAAGATAAGTTAAAAGAAATAACAGATTTGAAATCTAAACAACAGCAACAAGTTAGTGAAATTGAAAGTGTCTTTGAACGAGAGAAGGCATTAAAAGATAACTTTGAAACTTTAAAAGTTAAAGAAGCAGAATTAAATCAGTTGAAAAGTGAAGAAAAAGAAATCAATGATTTGAAGAAACAAGTCAAATACTTAAAAAGTGTACAGTCTTTAACTTATCAATATCATCAACTTAAAGATAAAGAAACTAATCATACAAACGAAATAAAAAATGAAGAAGTACTTCAAAAACAAATAAGGGATAATACGCAAAAATTAGAAGCAATTGTACAACAAATAAATAATCTACATAAAGAACATGAACAAATTGAAGAATATAGAGCATTTGTTCAAAATACGAAGCATATAAAAGTAAATATTGAAAAATATATAGAAGCAGAACAAGACATAGTAAAACAACGAGAAAAACAAGAAACTTTAAAAAAGGCAATTGAACAAAATGAGCAAGAAACAGATGAACTTCATACTAAACTTGGGCAAATAACGTATGATGAACAAGATGAGCAAAATCAATTAAAAGAACAAGAAACAATGAAGTTAACATTACAAGGTCTAGAAACAACACAAAAACTATATGTAGATAAACAAGCGTTGGAAGAGAAAGTACAAGCATATAATCGTCAATTAGTAGAATATGAAAATGAAAAAACATCACTCGAACAACAAAACGATGTCGAAAAGACATTTGATATATTGAATGTTGAAGATGAAATATTAAAAATTCAAAAGCATGTTCATAAAGGTGAAGATTGTCCTATATGTGGCTCGATCATAGAAACAATCAATGGAGATGTTGATTTTGAAAGCTTAAAACAAGAAAAAGCGAAGCAATTAGAAGTTGAACAGCAGTTACAAGTAGTAAATCAACACATTACGACTTATAAAGAAAGAATTAATTTAACGAATGAACAATTGAACAAGCTAAGTGATGTTAAGGATGTACAAAAGGATATTGCATCATTGAATGAAAGTCTTGAACAAATAGTGAGTACTTTAAAAACATATCAAGAAAATCGTCAGCATATTCAACATCTACAAAAAGAAATAAGCGATGCAGAAAAGCAAATGACAGAACACACATTACAATTAAATGATTTAAATCATAAAGTATCGACATATGAAAATGATTTAGCGTACTTTAAAAAAGAGACGGGATACAATGAAGTATCATCATTTGTTGAACGAGTGAATACGTTAGAAAACACATTATCTAAGTTTGATCATAATATGAAACAATTAAACGAACAACAAGAGCACTATCAAAAAGATAAGCAAACATTACAAATGCAACATACTACGGTTAAAGAACGTTTATCTATGATTGAAGAACAAATTAAATCTACAAAAGATTATTTAAACACTGAAATGAACAAACATGACATTTCATCATATGCTCAGTTAGATGAATTGTTGTTACAAGTAGAGGATATTGATCGATTAGAAGAAAATGCTCAGCAATATGATAAAAAGTATATAGAAGTTGAAGCGGTCGTTAAAGAGCTTAGTAAAAAGATAAAAGATCAAGAAATGCCTGATATCGCTAATACAGAAGAACAATTAGTAAGTGCTAAAGAAACGCTGAACAATTTAGTTAAACAATTGAATCAACTTCAATTGAAAGTTGAACAAAATGACCAAAAATCTAAAGCAATTCTTAATGTGATAGATAAGATTAATCAAGACCTTAAAGAACAAGAAGGAATGATTGATTTATCGAGAACGATGAATGGGAAGAATAGCCAGAAGCTATCATTGGAGAATTATGTGCTGATTTATTATTTAAATCACATATTAGATAATGCAAATAGACATTTCCTTAAAATGACGAATAATCGCTATCAACTCGTGCGTAGAAAGGAAAAATCACAAGGGTTAAGTGGTTTGGAAATTGAAGTGTTTGATAGATTTTCAAATAGAACGAGACATATTACGTCATTATCAGGTGGTGAAACATTCCAAGCGTCGTTGTCATTGGCGATAGGATTGTCGAATGTTGTACAGCAAGAAGCGGGTGCCATTCATTTAGAATCCATGTTTATCGATGAAGGATTTGGTACGTTGGATGCTGAAACTTTAGAAACTGCACTCGATACACTCGTTAATATACAAATGTCTGGTCGTTTAGTTGGCATTATTTCTCACGTATCCGAATTAAAGACAAGAATTCCTACCATATTAAATGTAAACAAGAATGGATTTTTAAGTACAACATCATTCTCGAATAATTGA